The following are from one region of the Tachysurus fulvidraco isolate hzauxx_2018 chromosome 24, HZAU_PFXX_2.0, whole genome shotgun sequence genome:
- the sla1a gene encoding src like adaptor 1a has product MGNIIKGQVADNHTVSNHFDPSFKDDENLVVIADYPCRDISEPMFRMGEKLKVLSQEACWWKVRSLQTGTENYIPNNHVAKVYHGWLFEGVGRQKAEELLYLPGNTVGSFLIRESPSQRGVYSLSVRHRDVMHYKILRLDNSWYYISPRLTFQCLEDMVNHYSDSSDGICCILSAPCLALNSTTPSSVSQAPPVVMRRNFEWRKVNRSQLLNSDTQSSVVSYGVRSSIAAYLNIAQEEERKSRRKKKGWTVYGIPGNSNMERENTN; this is encoded by the exons ATGGGGAATATAATAAAAGGCCAAGTAGCTGACAATCACACTGTGTCCAACCACTTTGATCCTTCATTTAAAG ATGATGAGAATTTGGTTGTCATTGCTGACTACCCGTGCCGAGACATAAGTGAGCCGATGTTTAGGATGGGTGAGAAACTGAAGGTTCTGTCTCA GGAAGCCTGCTGGTGGAAAGTCCGCTCTTTGCAAACTGGAACTGAGAACTATATCCCAAATAACCATGTGGCAAAGGTCTATCATGG ATGGCTTTTCGAAGGAGTGGGGAGGCAAAAAGCAGAGGAGCTGCTATATTTACCCGGCAACACGGTCGGCTCTTTTCTCATTAGAGAAAGTCCAAGCCAAAGAG GTGTGTATTCTCTGTCTGTGAGACACAGAGATGTAATGCATTATAAGATCCTGCGTTTGGACAACAGCTGGTACTACATCTCTCCTCGTCTCACCTTTCAGTGCTTAGAGGACATGGTCAACCACTACTCAG ACTCTTCAGATGGCATTTGCTGCATTCTCTCAGCCCCTTGTCTGGCTCTTAACAGTACTACGCCAAGTTCAGTCTCACAAGCGCCCCCTGTGGTGATGCGCCGTAACTTCGAATGGAGAAAAGTGAACAG GTCTCAGTTGTTGAACAGTGATACTCAGAGCAGTGTGGTGAGCTATGGAGTGAGAAGCAGCATTGCTGCATATCTGAACATTGctcaggaagaagaaagaaaaagcagacGGAAGAAGAAGGGCTGGACAGTCTATGGGATTCCTGGCAACAGTAATATGGAGCGAGAAAACACCAATTAG